The following is a genomic window from Azospirillaceae bacterium.
AATTCTTCGATGGTGTCGCGCAGCGTGGGGTCCACGCGCCCGCCCAGGGCGGCACGCAGCCAGCCCCGGAATTGCTGGGTCAATGACCCGTGATCTTCCGCCCCGTCTTCACGGGGCGTTCGACTGTCGGAAAGGTCGGCCATTGTTTAGTGCGCGTTCTCTTCGCTCTGGTCATCGCGGGTGGGGCCGGCGCCGTCCCGGTAGGGATCGGCGATGCCCATGTCGGCAAGGATCACCGTTTCAAGCCGTTCCATGGTTTCGGCCTCGGCATCCTCGATGTGATCATAACCCAACAAGTGAAGCACGCCATGGATCACGAGGTGGGTCAAGTGGTTGGCGATGGGTTTGGCCTGTTCGGCGGCCTCCGTCACCAAGGTTTCATACGCCAGGATGATGTCGCCCAGCAGATAGGGCGGGCGTTCCATGCCCTCCGGCAGGTCGAAATCGTCGCCCTCATCCTCGTCATCCCCCTCATCCAGCATGGGGAAGGACAGGACGTTGGTGGGCTTGTCCTTGCCCCGGTACTGGTTGTTCAGCACCTGGACGGCGGCGTTGTCGGACAGCAGCACGGACATCTCGCCCTCGCCTTCCGGCAGGGCGTCGGCATCCACGGCCAGCGCCTGGGCCAGCGCTTGCCGCGCTGCCCGGGTCACCAGTTCCTCGACACCGGGGATGGCGTCCTCCCAATCCCCGGCCTCAACCTCGACAATGATGTCCAAGGCGGTTGTCATTCAAATGTTCCCTCAAGCGCCGGGCGCCGGCGTCCGCCGGCTGGGCTTCCTCAGTTTCCAGTCCACTTCGTTCCCCGGAAACTTCCGGCGGCTGCGGTCGCAGCCTACAGCGGCATGAGCTGGACCGCCCATGCCGCTGGTATTGGTTTCAGCCCTGGTCCGGCATCCGGCGGCGAGAATCGGCGCGGTCGTAAGCCTCGACGATGCGGCCCACCAAGGGATGGCGCACCACGTCGGCGGCGGTGAAATGGATGAAGGCGGCCCCGTCGACGCCGTCCAGCACCTCCACCGCCTCACGCAGGCCGGACTTCACGCCGCCCGGCAGATCGATCTGGCTGAGGTCGCCAGTGATGGCCATGCGGCTGCCCTCGCCCAGGCGGGTCAGGAACATCTTCATCTGCATGGCGGTGGTGTTCTGCGCCTCATCCAGGATGACGAAGGCGTTGGCCAGGGTGCGGCCGCGCATGAAGGCCAGCGGCGCCACCTCGATCTCGCCGGACGCCAGGCGCTTGGCCACCTGTTCGGCCGGCAGCATGTCGTACAGCGCGTCGTACAGCGGGCGCAGGTAGGGATCGACCTTTTCCCGCATGTCGCCGGGCAGGAAGCCCAGCCGTTCGCCCGCCTCCACCGCCGGCCGCGACAGGACGATGCGGTCCACCCGGCCGGTGATCAGCAGGGACACGGCCTGCGCCATGGCCAGATAGGTCTTGCCCGTGCCGGCGGGGCCCAGGCCGAACACCAGCTCATGTTCCGCCAGCGCCTTCAAGTAGGTGGCCTGCGTGGGGGAGCGGGGGCTGATGTCGCGGCGGCGGGTCTTCAGCATGGCCTCGGGCCGGGTGATGGAGGCCAAGGCCCGGCCCCGGCTGTCGGCATCGACACCGGTGGCGATGCGCATGGCGGCGTCCACCTCGGCCGGGCCCACCGGCATGCCGCGCTTCAACCGTTCCCACAGGGCGTCCAGGGCGGCGCGGGCGGCACTGGTGGCATCGTCCGGACCAGTGATGGTCAGGCAGTTGCCGCGGCTGATCAGGCTGACGCCCAGCTGGCGTTCAACCCGGCTGAGATACTGTTCATGTTCGCCGAACAGCAGGGGCAGCAGGCGGTTATCATCGAATTGCAGGTCGATGCGCTGGTCCGATCCGGACGTTGTCGTCACGCCGGCACCTCCCTCAGGTTGGATTGCATGTCGGCGGCGATGGCACCCAAGGCGCCGCCCGGCAGTATATCCGTCTCGGTGGTCACCACCGCGCCGCCCAGGCTGCTGGCGGACGCCGTGGTGATGCGCACCGGCACCACCTGGCCCAGCAACCGGTCGGGCGCCTGGGCGTGGACCGGCTGCATCTGGGGGCCACGGCCCAGCAGTTGGCCCGGCAGCTTGCCGCGCCGGTCGAACAGCACCTCCTGCACCGTGCCCAGGGCAGCGGTGTTGAAGGCCTGCTGCTGTTCGGCCAGCAGGCTCTGCACCATCTCCAGCCGCCCCGACTTGTCGTCCTCGGTCAGGCGGCCTTCCGCCATGGTGGCCGCCGGCGTGCCGGGGCGGGCGCTGTACTTGAAGGAATAGGCACTGGCAAACCCCACGTCGGTGATCAGGCGCAGGGTGGCGGCGAAATCCTCCGCCGTCTCACCGGGGAAACCGACGATGAAATCGCTGCTGAGCGCCAGGCCCGGCCGGGCGGCGCGCAGCCGGTCGACGATGCGGCGGTAGTCGTCGGCCGTGTGCCGGCGGTTCATGGCCGCCAGGATGCGGTCGGACCCGCTTTGCACCGGCAAATGGACGAAGGGCATCAGCTGCGGCACGTCACCGTGGGCGGCGATCAGGTCGTCATCCATGTCGCGCGGGTGCGAGGTAGTGTAGCGGATGCGGGACAAGCCGTCGATTTCCGCCAGTTCGCGGATCAGCCGGCCCAGGCCCCAGGTGCGGCCGTCGGGTCCGTCGCCATGGTAGGCGTTGACGTTCTGGCCCAGCAGGGTGATTTCCACCGTGCCGTTGGCAATCATGCGCCGGACCTCATCCAGGATTTGGCCGGCGGAACGGGAATATTCGGACCCCCGCGTATAGGGCACGACGCAGAAGGTGCAGAACTTGTCGCAGCCTTCCTGCACCGAGACGAAGGCCGAGGCGCCCTGCGGCGTGGCGCCTTCGCCCGGCAGCAGGTCGAATTTGCTTTCGACCGGGAAGTCGGTGTTGATGACGCCGCCGGCGCCGCGCACGGCCCGGGTCACCATCTCCGGCAGCTGGTGATAGGTCTGGGGCCCGAACACCATGTCCACGTGCGGGGCGCGGGCCATGATCTCCGCCCCCTCGGCCTGGGCGACGCACCCG
Proteins encoded in this region:
- the miaB gene encoding tRNA (N6-isopentenyl adenosine(37)-C2)-methylthiotransferase MiaB, whose translation is MATARKKLFIKTYGCQMNVYDSGRMADVLAPLGYEPAEEAEGADMVILNTCHIREKASEKVYSELGRLRLQQQEKASQGERMIIAVAGCVAQAEGAEIMARAPHVDMVFGPQTYHQLPEMVTRAVRGAGGVINTDFPVESKFDLLPGEGATPQGASAFVSVQEGCDKFCTFCVVPYTRGSEYSRSAGQILDEVRRMIANGTVEITLLGQNVNAYHGDGPDGRTWGLGRLIRELAEIDGLSRIRYTTSHPRDMDDDLIAAHGDVPQLMPFVHLPVQSGSDRILAAMNRRHTADDYRRIVDRLRAARPGLALSSDFIVGFPGETAEDFAATLRLITDVGFASAYSFKYSARPGTPAATMAEGRLTEDDKSGRLEMVQSLLAEQQQAFNTAALGTVQEVLFDRRGKLPGQLLGRGPQMQPVHAQAPDRLLGQVVPVRITTASASSLGGAVVTTETDILPGGALGAIAADMQSNLREVPA
- the ybeY gene encoding rRNA maturation RNase YbeY, which gives rise to MTTALDIIVEVEAGDWEDAIPGVEELVTRAARQALAQALAVDADALPEGEGEMSVLLSDNAAVQVLNNQYRGKDKPTNVLSFPMLDEGDDEDEGDDFDLPEGMERPPYLLGDIILAYETLVTEAAEQAKPIANHLTHLVIHGVLHLLGYDHIEDAEAETMERLETVILADMGIADPYRDGAGPTRDDQSEENAH
- a CDS encoding PhoH family protein gives rise to the protein MTTTSGSDQRIDLQFDDNRLLPLLFGEHEQYLSRVERQLGVSLISRGNCLTITGPDDATSAARAALDALWERLKRGMPVGPAEVDAAMRIATGVDADSRGRALASITRPEAMLKTRRRDISPRSPTQATYLKALAEHELVFGLGPAGTGKTYLAMAQAVSLLITGRVDRIVLSRPAVEAGERLGFLPGDMREKVDPYLRPLYDALYDMLPAEQVAKRLASGEIEVAPLAFMRGRTLANAFVILDEAQNTTAMQMKMFLTRLGEGSRMAITGDLSQIDLPGGVKSGLREAVEVLDGVDGAAFIHFTAADVVRHPLVGRIVEAYDRADSRRRMPDQG